TAAATGTGTCTTATGATGTAAAGAGATAAAACAACTTAAAGTAACACATGAGGCCCAATCagatttttgggaaaaaataaaaaataattaggcAACAAATATAAAATTACCAAAACACCCTATGATACCTTTAGCAATAGAATTTACGTATAGGGCAATCAATCCAAAGctacaaaataaataatcaattgcTCCAATCCGTCCGAAACATCTTTCTAGTTATGCCCTCCACTTAATCACTAGAAAATATATCTTAAGGTTTTTTCATAGGTAAGAGAATCGTTGCCAGGCCAATGAGATCATGTGCAAGCCAGATATTTAATAAGGGTGAGATTAATCATTTCATCAAAGACAAGATGATCATTTTACCCTTCTTATCAAAGCAACTTGACagtcttttttctattttcataaTACCCCATTATATTCTTAATACCTTTCTCATCAATGAAACTAATTTCCAATTCACTAGATTCCTTTGATTAAGGCACAGATTGGGGCACCTCTAGTTTCAACACCCTCCACTAAAAGGACAATAGTAACCCCTGCATGATGACAGGTGAGAATTTGGAATCATTATAGGACAAGGGGCTCTTATCTTCTGAGGCTTCTCATCGAAATGGAGACCTTTCAAATTTTATATAGAAGGTAAAACTGTAACTTCCTTGTTTataggagagaaaaatggtCAAATTATTACTCAAAAGAAAGATTTCTATAACTATTTTACACAAAATAATAACTATCAATTGTATGAGTACTGGCCTACTATTTGGACGAATTTGCCCTTTACAACTACAAAGCCTCATATGCATGAATAGGATACGGCCAAGAAAATAGAATTAGTCCAGTAGGTTATTTCCCTTAACCCACAAAGGAGAGGTAACTGTTGACTCTACTCAAGCAGTACTGGTCTACTGGAGTCACAATCAAGCATAGATCACTTGAGTGGTAGTGACACATGATCGGACAAAAATTTTCCCCTTTATATattattgggaaaaagaaacctaaaaggCAATATGATTCCTACGGTTAAACATAGAGGGCAGCGAAATGATTGCCCCATCCTTCATGAAAGGTAAAATTAAATTCAACTATTATTAATGCTTTTGCGGAAGCTTCCATTGGCCCTCACGTTAGGGTAGGGCCCATGCCACCTTTTAGGGTATCCTCTCCTTATATTATATATGGAAAAGGGTCTCTAAACCTAAAGCTTAGGGTATGCCTAAACATAgttgttcattttattttttctctttccaaaataaataaataaataactgtgTCTATGTGTAATTTAAGCTATAGGCTCAGAGGACTCTTGCCCATTATATATTTTATGGGAAATGGTTCCCTAAAAGACAGTGTGGCATTGCACTAGCATGGGAATCAAAGGGAGTACATGCAAAAcggcaaaagcatcaacaacaacagaatTTCTGTTTTTCATTGACGTGAGGCGGGCATTTCACCCTTCGATATTTTTCTGTTGGACTCATACTTATAAGGCTCAGCCCTGACCTGACCTGACCTGAcccaacaccaacaccaactCTAGAAATATCAGCTCTGGCCTTCACCTAGACATAGACAGACCATGGgtgggcttagggtttttggcTCATTGAGCCAAACTTGCACCAGTTCAAGTGACAATATAAAGGGTAAAATCGTCCATAAATTATATAATTGGTACCAATGCGTAAGGTGGACACGCTTTTGTATAAAATAGTAACAAATAAATTGCTTTTTGGTACCTTACGGTAAAGCACAACATGAGctgtcaatatatatatatatataagaactCACTGACGTATCCTGTGCAACTTGTTTCTTGTGAATGCAGAGCAACTGAGCAGGTTAGATCATcgatcttctcctcttctctgcTCTGCTACAAAATCTTAAGccatctttctcttttccccaTTACCTTCTCTATTAGCCATATATGCATTGGGTTTTATTTAGTTTTCTCTAATCTATAATGTGCTcttgttgatttgttttctgATTTCGTCTGTTTCCTTACTGGGTTctgttttttttctaatttttttagaagaatatTTTTTTCGTGATTTTGAAGGGAAAGACGGAAGGTTAGCGTGGATAGCTTTTCAGATTCATAaccagagagagaagaagaggggaaggagaaaaaaaggatctttttttttggtagacagAGTAGACATGGGTAGGCTCTTCGTGGTCAGTCTAGAAGGCAAGATCTATAGCTGCAAGCACTGCCAAACCCATCTCGCTTTATATGAAGACATTGTTTCCaaggtttcatctccttctCCTCAACCCATTTGCTCTTTGTTTTCTCCTTAATCGGTTTTATTTGGTTTTCTGCCGGATTCTGTGTGGTTTGTTGATGTATTCTGTATCCCTGGGTTTTTTGGAATCGATGATGTCCTGTTTAATTCTTAATCGGTTTtatctgggtttttttttttaatcgttaTGTATCGGAGATGAAGGATTAAGGGAAGTCCTATTTGGGTTAACTTTTTCTTCCTATGTTGAGATTTTGCATTGATTTTTCTTCGTCTTATACTATCAAGCCAGTTAACTTCTTTCCTTTACTGCATTATTTGGATTTTTAGAGGATGTTAATGTTGGAAACTTGTGGGGACTTCCTGTATGGATTGTTATCAATGCTTGGTGGTAAAATGTATCAGCTCAGTATCTAAGATCAAAAACAGGAAAAAGAGGGTGAGGGGTGTAACCTCTAGATTTAGCCGGTTGTTTTCCTGACCATTTCATGATGCGTCACTTCACTTATAGTCATTTTGTGCTATTACTTTCTCATTGTTTCAGTTCTGTGGATTTATTCTGGTAAACTGAACTCTTCATTTAATTTTGGATGTTAAGGATCAAGAGAATGATGTTCCTATTTTGAGGAAAGAAATCTAGACTGAATGTCTTCTAAGATGACCAATGTGTGTTCATTTATCTTCTCCTGTAGCAGTTTACTTTGTCTTTGATGCTTTTTGCCCTTTTAATTTGATCCATCTCGTTGGTAGTCAAGTGATCTTTGTAGGTTTTGATATTGTAATAATGGACCCAATATTTTGTTCTTCTTGTTATACACATGATAAATAGTTGTGTGAAAATTATTGTCAACTTGAAAGCCATTGGTCTGTTAATTAGTTGAGAAGTGAATTGAGTTGAAGTAGATGTAAAATCTACTAACTTTTCACTTTATTCGCAGCCAAATACCCTGTAGGAAAGTTTGAACCTTTATTTATGGATTCATTGTGTATTTTTCTAACTAAATAAATCTGACCAGATTTAGGAACATCGTCTTTGTAACTCTATTTTCATATTGGTCTGAGTGGTACGTATGCCCATACTGAAAGTATGTGATGGTTTTAACATGTTGAAGTGTAAATTGTCTGTGTGTTTTCACTGTGAACTTATGTTAGGAATGTTTGTTGGGCAAATGATCTGACTCAATGTGTTGCCTATGTTCTTTTATTCAGTCTTTCCACTGCAGGCATGGGAAGGCTTATCTCTTCAGTAAGGTGTaagtttcctttattttctgtaaTCTGATGCGAGCTAATATCATGTAATTCGGTTCTTAGCTAGTGGCTACATCCCATTTTGATCTGTGTATAAAGCATTCTGTGAAATATTCTAGTTTTTCTACCTAAAAAGACTTGTTCGGGCATCCTTATATTTAGAAAAACAAGATTGGAAAACATGACTCAAGACTGTGGACCACAGCAATGGATTTGCATACGCACAAAACAGTAATTAGGCAATCCTCTTGGTAACAAATTCAGCCAGTGATGCTTTTGCTTACTACAAAAATATTactttaagataaaatcataaaaactcTCAGTTGCCAGGATGCTGTCTACTTGCTTTTTCCTCCCTTTAAAACTAGAAATTTGCTGATTTTTTGTTTGATGAATGAATTTGGATTTTCTACTCGATGTAAAATGGAATATCTATTAGAaaacataattattttttatggttACTGTGGTACACATTATGCTTGTCCAATCCAGTGAAGGTTCTGTGATCTAGTCACATATCGTGATCGGATAGGAGACCAGAAGATAAGACGATGTTGGGTTCTTGAATTGTGCTAGGAAAAGGAATGTCTATCAGCATAGATATTTTCCACAATCTGCCACAAGCTCTGACACAGTTCATATCTTAATAGTGCAACTgctttttatgtttttgggAGCTTATGCTGATGTATTCTTCCTCTGACAATGCTCGACAGCGTGAATATCTCAGTCGGGGAGAAAGAAGAGCGGTTGATGATGACTGGAATGCACACTGTTGCTGACATTTTCTGTGTAGGATGTGGGTCAATCGTCGGATGGAAATATGTAAGACACAAGCAGAATTTCTGAAGTTGCAGCTTGTGCATTGTGTTATCATATTGTAATAGCTAGCTTAACTGTAGTGACATTTTTCAGGAGGCTGCACATGAGAAGAGCCAGAAGTACAAGGAAGGAAAATTCATCCTTGAGAGGTAGGTGCTGAACAAGTTCCCCACATTCTGTTTGATGATCTAACATTCAGTAGTCCCCAAGTGTTTTTGATGGTATTCTGTTTTTGAGTAGGTTTAAGGTGTCAGGCCCTGATGGAAGCCACTACTGGGCCAGTCATGAAGCTCAAGTTGTTGGAAGTGATGCTGATGATGCTTGATTGCCACCTCTGATCCAGCCAAATCCTTAACCCGTTCAACTGTATATTCTTGATCCCATTGTTCTCAACTTGAATGGATCTTCAATTGGATTATTTCTGATATTGCAGTCACCCCAATTCTCTGAAGATGCAGATTCTATTCTGTTGTTCGTTCATGATTGTTATTCTTTCATTTGAATAGTGCATTGGATATTTGGATGTGGTGTTAAAATCACTACATGCTAGGTGCACATATGATGTCAATGATTAACCAGTGGTGACTACTTTTCGTCGCTGCAGGTGCAAGCCTTCCGTTCCCTATGCCCTTTATCTTTATGTATCATGCTACCTTAATTTAGGAGCTGAAGAAAGATGGTAGTATTCCAATCTTCAGATGACTGTTATTTAAGTATCCCCTTTGGGATAATTGACCAAGTTGGTCAATCACTGATAAGAACATAATTGCAAAAGAAGATAATGTCATTCCTTTTCACATCCACATCATAGGCAATGTGGAATGGGATACCACCATCTCTCATGCAGAACTCAAGGAACCAAATggaatttcatttttcatgagAGCAGTTAAAAGTGTTGTGGCAACTGCCATATTATGGTactgggtttttgggtttggagTCATTTTAAACCCATTTGGAGAAATATGACATCTTTGACAGTGTACATAGGATTCATCTGGTGGAATGTAAAAAGATGAAGAGTAATGTAAGatatttttagaataaattACAAAAGTATAATTTAAgaaggggaatttactatcaactcccctacacttggactatatttactaaaattctcttatcttttacttttttttaatgatactCCCatgctttttaatttttacatctctttctcccctgttctttttaaattcctagattacccttccttttcacttgtaactaTTATActcttttttaaattgattggttcaaaacatggtttgaatcGAACCACTAACAATTTTTTACTCATttaatcatcaaggatattgtaaattaaaaaaaaaaaaatttcgtaTTTGATCCatatctatatcggtatcatatgttccaatt
This genomic stretch from Macadamia integrifolia cultivar HAES 741 chromosome 2, SCU_Mint_v3, whole genome shotgun sequence harbors:
- the LOC122070888 gene encoding protein yippee-like, with the protein product MGRLFVVSLEGKIYSCKHCQTHLALYEDIVSKSFHCRHGKAYLFSKVVNISVGEKEERLMMTGMHTVADIFCVGCGSIVGWKYEAAHEKSQKYKEGKFILERFKVSGPDGSHYWASHEAQVVGSDADDA